Part of the Mycolicibacterium mageritense genome is shown below.
TGGCCCACCACATCGGCCAACCCGGTTGATCGCGCAGTGCCACGGCGGCGGCACCGAACAGTGCAGTAAACGCCGCGCACAGAGTGCTCAAAGCCAACCACGGAACCATGCCGACCAGAGCACCGGTCCACGGCAACAGAGGCAGGTAAAACGCCACGCCGAAGACGAAGCCAAAGCCCAGGCCGCCGAGCACTGTGGTGTTGCGGTGGGCCAGGACCCAGCCCAGCAGAGCGAGTCCGGCGAAAGCGGCGGGCCACCAGTCTGTCGGTGGAAAGCTGCTCCACAGCAACCCGCCGCCGGCGACAACGGCGATCAGCCCACGAGGGATCAGCCGACGAGGATCGCATCGAGCGCCCGGTGAACCGGTGCCTGGCGCCGCGACAGCGGTGGGGAGGGTGTCCATATTTGGCTGCTCGGCGGGTTCACCGGCTATGTTCCGGCCACTCACCCCCCACGAACATCGGACTCGACCGAGGCGGGTTCATCCTTGGCCACGCCACGGCCTGCAATTCATGTACCTGCCAAAGCTTTTCAGGTCCGGACTCGGGTTCGCCGGACTGCTGACCCTCAGGCTGCGGTCCGCAGCACGCATCAGACACGATTGACCCCCTCAACGCGAACCGAAGCGAGTACGGCGGCAGTCAAGTGGACGCCGAGCGGGGTGAGCCGATACATCACCAGCTTGCCGTCGCGGCGAGAAGCGACCAAAGCGGCGTTCTTCAACTGCCGCAGATGATGTGACACCAGGTTCTGCGCCGAGCCGACCACCCAGGCCATATCGCAGACACACAACT
Proteins encoded:
- a CDS encoding ArsR/SmtB family transcription factor, which gives rise to MTDPPVDSCDLLCLDLPHAEAIRASLPAPSKVESAASAAKALSDPTRLMIATALSNGDELCVCDMAWVVGSAQNLVSHHLRQLKNAALVASRRDGKLVMYRLTPLGVHLTAAVLASVRVEGVNRV